A section of the Triticum dicoccoides isolate Atlit2015 ecotype Zavitan chromosome 7A, WEW_v2.0, whole genome shotgun sequence genome encodes:
- the LOC119333773 gene encoding uncharacterized protein LOC119333773, which translates to MDQFHHGHHVRLRSPVRSAYLHADEDGHGVSLDHRRDSMNVAWAVHLVEGDDAHYLHLHSAAYGRYLASTAAPAPLGHRGLRVEQRNYNHTDGTVLVWLAVLSDSGDEVLLQHFNGHFLRANGRYLPWNDGASVDYISDIHRVSTMMHWAVEHVPAREAMPPLPPPTGLPFPAAMVPSRVITYAWRSYHGDLLASGTIVFRGRSVFRLREELAGRLGLGVGLLANLGADDIVMCLPTCDARLFPLVVDLPNSR; encoded by the exons ATGGATCAGTTCCACCATGGCCACCACGTGCGGCTGCGCAGCCCCGTGCGCAGCGCGTACCTGCACGCCGACGAGGACGGCCACGGCGTCTCCCTCGACCACCGCCGGGATTCGATGAACGTGGCCTGGGCGGTTCATCTGGTCGAGGGTGACGACGCGCATTACCTGCACCTCCACAGCGCCGCCTACGGCCGCTACCTCGCCTCCACGGCCGCGCCGGCGCCGCTCGGCCACCGCGGGCTCCGCGTCGAGCAGCGCAACTACAACCACACGGATGGGACCGTGCTCGTTTGGCTGGCCGTCCTGTCCGACTCCGGGGACGAGGTCCTGCTCCAGCACTTCAACGGTCACTTCCTCCGCGCCAACGGGAGGTACCTCCCCTGGAACGACGGCGCCAGCGTCGACTACATTAGCGACATCCACCGAGTCAGCACTATGATGCACTGGGCCGTGGAGCACGTCCCCGCCAGGGAGGCCATGCCTCCCCTTCCACCTCCGACCGGG CTTCCCTTCCCCGCCGCCATGGTGCCGTCGCGGGTGATCACGTACGCGTGGAGGAGCTACCACGGGGACCTCCTCGCCAGCGGCACGATCGTGTTCAGGGGGAGATCCGTGTTCCGCCTGAGGGAGGAGCTGGCCGGGCGGCTGGGCCTGGGCGTGGGCCTCCTTGCAAACTTGGGCGCCGACGACATCGTCATGTGCCTCCCCACATGTGATGCCCGGCTTTTCCCGCTCGTCGTCGACCTGCCCAACAGCCGCTAG